From the Serratia nematodiphila DZ0503SBS1 genome, one window contains:
- the rcsC gene encoding two-component system sensor histidine kinase RcsC, producing MKYLASFRTTLKISRYLFRVLAILLWSLGALLTTFYILNILHQKESDIRQEYNLSFDQAQGYIRHSADIIRDIKYMAENRLNGSVSSLDMFSGVFPGKGSPPQFFPLYPESNCALSTTYRSSLDSLSGLIQYWKENFVAAYDLNRVFFIGGDSLCMAEFGGGNASANRENVLKSLHERILKYRNAKNQDKDNNLYWISPSAQRPDIGYLYVLTPLYIGNKLEALLGIEQTVRLEDFVTAGSLPIGVTLLDENNEPVLRLADGDRYAASLNHYPADHAYFGYVDNYRDLILKKALPPSSLSIVYALPVKSVVERFKMLILNALLLNLLSAIVLFTLAWLFERKMFLPAEENAFRLEEHEQFNRKIVASAPVGICILRISDGTNILSNELAHNYINLLTHEDRDRITRIICEQQANFVDVMTSNNNNLQISFVHSRYRNEEVAICVLVDVSARVKMEESLQEMAAAAEQASQSKSMFLATVSHELRTPLYGIIGNLDLLQTKALPQGVDRLVNAMNNSSGLLLKIISDILDFSKIESEQLKIEPREFSCLEVITHIAGNYLPLVVKKRLGLYCFIEQNVPERIFGDPVRLQQVLSNLVNNAIKFTDTGCIVLQVCTRGSYLEFSVRDTGVGIPEKEISRLFDPFFQVGTGVQRHFQGTGLGLAICEKLVNLMDGDVSVESEPGLGSLFSIRIPLFNAQFPIPQASDTWQGRRLWLDIRNQRLESYLMAILGGYGADIQRYDGQDTAAGEVMLSDYPLMLNTPLLAQIQFSTEHIGPSQETRPGYWMHSTSTPRETLTLINRLFGVGHGAAEALVQLPVPAKASAADNGDIYLLVVDDHPINRRLLSDQLGSLGYQVVTANDGVDALGVLKQHHVDIVLTDVNMPNMDGYRLTQALRQMQFSAPVIGVTANALAEEKQRCLEAGMDNCLSKPVTLETLEQTLAYYSQQVRYNRSEA from the coding sequence TTGAAATACTTAGCCTCTTTTCGAACTACGCTGAAAATATCCCGCTATTTGTTCCGGGTGCTGGCGATTTTGCTGTGGTCGTTGGGGGCGCTGCTCACCACCTTTTATATTCTGAATATCCTGCATCAGAAAGAATCGGACATCCGCCAGGAGTACAACCTCAGCTTCGATCAGGCGCAGGGCTACATCCGCCATTCCGCCGACATCATCCGCGACATCAAGTATATGGCGGAGAATCGCCTCAACGGTTCGGTCAGCAGTCTGGACATGTTCAGCGGCGTGTTTCCCGGCAAAGGCAGCCCGCCGCAATTCTTTCCGCTGTACCCGGAGTCCAACTGCGCGCTGAGCACCACCTACCGCAGTTCGCTCGATTCGCTGAGCGGCCTGATCCAGTATTGGAAAGAGAACTTCGTGGCGGCCTACGATCTTAACCGGGTGTTCTTCATCGGCGGCGACAGCCTGTGTATGGCGGAGTTCGGCGGCGGCAACGCGAGCGCCAATCGGGAAAACGTGCTGAAGTCGCTGCATGAGCGCATTCTGAAATACCGCAACGCCAAGAATCAGGACAAAGACAACAACCTGTATTGGATCAGCCCCAGCGCGCAGCGGCCCGACATCGGTTATCTGTATGTGCTGACGCCTCTCTATATCGGTAATAAGCTGGAGGCGCTGCTGGGCATCGAGCAAACCGTCCGGCTGGAAGATTTCGTTACCGCCGGCAGCCTGCCGATCGGCGTCACGCTGCTGGATGAGAATAACGAGCCGGTGCTGCGCCTGGCGGACGGCGATCGCTATGCCGCCTCACTTAACCACTATCCCGCAGATCATGCCTACTTCGGCTATGTCGACAATTACCGCGACCTGATCCTGAAGAAAGCGTTGCCGCCTTCGTCATTGAGCATCGTTTATGCGCTGCCGGTGAAGAGCGTGGTGGAACGCTTCAAGATGCTGATCCTCAACGCGCTGTTGCTGAACCTGTTATCGGCTATCGTGCTGTTCACGCTGGCCTGGCTGTTTGAGCGCAAGATGTTCTTGCCGGCGGAGGAGAACGCCTTCCGTCTGGAAGAACACGAGCAGTTCAACCGCAAGATTGTCGCCTCGGCGCCGGTGGGCATCTGCATCCTGCGTATCAGCGACGGCACCAATATCCTGAGTAACGAACTGGCACATAACTACATCAACCTGTTGACCCACGAAGATCGCGATCGCATTACGCGCATCATTTGCGAACAGCAGGCGAATTTCGTCGATGTGATGACCAGCAACAATAACAACCTGCAGATCAGCTTTGTCCACTCGCGCTACCGTAACGAAGAGGTGGCGATCTGCGTACTGGTGGACGTCAGCGCGCGCGTGAAGATGGAAGAGTCGCTGCAGGAGATGGCGGCGGCGGCGGAGCAGGCCAGCCAGTCCAAATCGATGTTCCTGGCCACCGTCAGCCATGAGTTGCGCACGCCGCTGTACGGCATTATCGGCAACCTCGATTTGCTGCAGACCAAGGCGCTGCCGCAAGGGGTCGATCGGCTGGTCAACGCGATGAATAACTCTTCCGGCCTGCTGCTGAAAATCATCAGCGATATTCTCGATTTCTCCAAAATCGAGTCCGAGCAGCTGAAGATCGAACCGCGCGAGTTCTCCTGCCTGGAGGTGATCACCCATATCGCCGGCAACTATTTGCCGCTGGTGGTGAAGAAACGTCTGGGGCTGTACTGCTTTATCGAACAGAACGTGCCGGAGCGCATTTTCGGCGATCCGGTTCGGCTGCAGCAGGTGCTCTCCAACCTGGTGAACAACGCCATCAAGTTCACCGATACCGGCTGTATCGTGCTGCAGGTCTGCACCCGCGGCAGTTACCTGGAGTTCAGCGTGCGCGATACCGGCGTCGGCATCCCGGAGAAGGAAATCTCGCGCCTGTTCGATCCGTTCTTCCAGGTGGGGACCGGCGTGCAGCGCCACTTCCAGGGAACCGGTTTGGGGCTGGCGATCTGCGAGAAGTTGGTCAACCTGATGGACGGCGACGTCTCCGTCGAGTCCGAGCCGGGGCTGGGCAGCTTGTTCAGCATTCGCATTCCATTGTTTAACGCCCAGTTCCCGATCCCGCAGGCCAGCGATACCTGGCAGGGCCGGCGGCTGTGGCTGGATATCCGCAATCAGCGCCTGGAAAGTTACCTGATGGCGATTCTGGGCGGCTACGGCGCCGATATCCAGCGCTATGACGGGCAGGATACCGCCGCCGGCGAGGTGATGCTCAGCGATTACCCGCTGATGCTGAACACGCCGCTGCTGGCTCAGATCCAATTCTCCACCGAACATATCGGTCCATCGCAGGAAACCCGGCCGGGCTATTGGATGCACAGCACCTCTACGCCGCGTGAAACGCTGACCTTAATCAACCGATTGTTCGGCGTCGGCCACGGCGCGGCAGAGGCGCTGGTGCAGCTGCCGGTGCCCGCCAAGGCCAGTGCGGCGGACAACGGCGATATTTATCTGCTGGTGGTTGACGATCATCCGATCAACCGTCGCCTGCTTTCCGATCAGCTGGGGTCGCTGGGGTATCAGGTGGTGACCGCCAACGACGGTGTCGACGCGCTCGGCGTGCTGAAACAGCACCATGTCGATATTGTGCTGACTGACGTCAATATGCCGAACATGGACGGCTATCGCCTGACGCAGGCGCTGCGGCAGATGCAGTTCAGCGCGCCGGTGATCGGCGTGACGGCGAACGCGTTGGCGGAAGAGAAACAGCGCTGCCTCGAGGCGGGCATGGATAATTGCCTGTCGAAACCGGTTACGCTGGAGACGCTGGAGCAGACATTGGCTTATTACAGCCAGCAGGTACGCTACAACCGCAGCGAGGCCTGA
- the rcsB gene encoding response regulator transcription factor RcsB: MNNLNVIIADDHPIVLFGIRKSLEQIEWVNVVGEFEDSTALINNLSKLDANVLITDLSMPGDKYGDGITLIKYIKRHYPQLSIIVLTMNNNPAILSAVLDLDIEGIVLKQGAPTDLPKALAALQKGKKFTPESVSKLLEKISASGYGDKRLSPKESEVLRLFAEGFLVTEIAKKLNRSIKTISSQKKSAMMKLGVENDIALLNYLSSVSMTPLDKD, encoded by the coding sequence ATGAATAACCTGAACGTAATTATTGCTGATGACCATCCTATCGTACTGTTTGGCATCCGGAAGTCACTTGAGCAAATTGAATGGGTGAATGTCGTTGGGGAGTTCGAAGACTCAACCGCACTGATCAACAATCTGTCCAAGCTGGACGCTAACGTGCTGATCACCGATCTGTCGATGCCGGGTGACAAATATGGCGACGGCATCACGCTGATTAAATACATCAAGCGCCACTATCCGCAGTTGTCGATCATCGTGCTGACCATGAACAACAACCCGGCGATCCTGAGCGCGGTATTGGATCTGGATATCGAAGGCATCGTGCTGAAACAAGGCGCGCCGACCGATCTGCCTAAGGCGCTGGCCGCCCTGCAAAAAGGCAAGAAGTTCACGCCGGAAAGCGTCTCCAAACTGCTGGAGAAGATCAGCGCCAGCGGCTATGGCGACAAACGCCTGTCGCCGAAAGAGAGCGAAGTGCTGCGTCTGTTCGCCGAAGGTTTCCTGGTGACCGAAATCGCCAAGAAACTCAACCGCAGCATCAAAACCATCAGCAGCCAGAAGAAATCGGCGATGATGAAGCTGGGCGTCGAGAACGACATTGCCCTGCTCAACTACCTCTCGTCCGTCAGCATGACGCCGTTGGACAAAGACTAA
- the rcsD gene encoding phosphotransferase RcsD, with product MQNKQLTISSSNITRCFLLFIVLLTIGIGLYGYNYTNAWLAEKKYTLNSIAGSLQKRIDAYRYMTYQVYDKFGNAPAQNVDPGLQETRLRPDVYYVEKPHKKTDAVIFGSHDENTLAMIANISDYLDTRWGAKTENYAMYYLNGQDNSLSLITTQPLKELASRFRESYLTTSADERRAEMLQQANMLDERESFSDLRKQRFQNAYSFSIRTTFNQPGHLATVIAFDLPINDIIPANLARANFLLLPDDVDLDDSAIPAETVLGTHATMSGGWVEFSAALPNAPLKVVYRVSAINLAIDLLRNNIWLIAVNLLLLALSMLSIYFIRRQYIRPSENMAVELEAERALNQEIVSSLPSGLLVYSFANNTVIASNKIAEHLLPHLSLQKIAHMAEQHHGVIQATVNNEVYEIRIFRSQLSPDTYLFLMHDQDKEVMVNKRLQQARREYDKNVQARKLMLHNLGIELNQPVRQMHDLVDSLRNQPDEEQQQALLGQLTAASSSVLGLIDNITLLTRLETQDWQPTREPFNPAAMIDELLLEALPALNQKGLALFKHFQLDVEQNYIGDANALRKVISLLVHYAIITTACGKVSLVIDHEPEHPDRLIFQINDTGSGISNEEISNLNYPFLSQTLVDRFNHGSGLTFFLCNQLCKKLNGQLDIRSKVDIGTRYTIRVAMEMEKKEPQEQEKLLDGVTALLDVTSDEVRGIVTRLLQAYGADCLVAEDRAVNRDYDVLLTDNPQRADDYTLLLATDEPGWQALDKRYIRVNYNLNGALIDAVLMLIEQQMAALEQEESPLSLSSEDIQLYEKQLKSSDYYGLFVDTVPDDVKKLYTEAGSSDFNALSQTAHRLKGVFAMLNLLPGKQLCESLEQRIAEGDAPEIENNISQIDFFVSRLLKQGSQQHE from the coding sequence ATGCAAAATAAACAATTGACCATAAGCTCCAGCAACATTACCCGCTGCTTCCTGCTGTTTATCGTGCTGCTGACGATCGGCATCGGCCTGTATGGCTACAACTACACCAACGCCTGGCTGGCAGAAAAGAAGTACACGCTGAACAGCATCGCCGGTTCGCTGCAAAAGCGTATCGATGCCTACCGCTATATGACCTATCAGGTCTATGACAAATTCGGCAATGCGCCGGCGCAGAATGTCGATCCCGGTTTGCAGGAAACCCGCCTGCGGCCCGATGTCTATTATGTCGAGAAACCGCACAAGAAAACCGACGCGGTGATCTTCGGCAGCCATGACGAAAACACGCTGGCGATGATCGCCAACATCTCGGACTACCTGGACACCCGCTGGGGCGCCAAGACCGAGAACTACGCCATGTATTACCTCAATGGTCAGGACAATAGCCTCAGCCTGATCACCACCCAGCCGCTCAAAGAGCTGGCTTCGCGCTTTCGGGAAAGCTACCTGACCACCTCGGCGGACGAACGCCGCGCCGAGATGCTGCAACAAGCCAATATGCTCGACGAACGCGAGAGCTTTTCCGACCTGCGCAAGCAGCGCTTCCAGAACGCCTATTCGTTCTCGATTCGCACCACTTTCAATCAGCCGGGGCATCTGGCGACGGTGATCGCCTTCGATTTGCCAATCAACGACATCATTCCGGCCAATCTGGCCCGCGCCAATTTCCTGCTGCTGCCGGACGATGTCGATCTCGACGATAGCGCCATCCCGGCGGAAACCGTCCTCGGTACCCATGCGACGATGAGTGGCGGCTGGGTGGAGTTCAGCGCCGCTCTGCCCAATGCGCCGCTGAAGGTGGTGTATCGCGTTTCGGCCATCAATCTGGCCATTGATCTGCTGCGCAACAACATTTGGCTGATCGCAGTCAACCTGCTGCTGCTGGCGCTGTCGATGCTGAGCATCTACTTTATCCGCCGCCAGTACATTCGCCCGAGCGAAAACATGGCGGTAGAGCTGGAGGCCGAGCGCGCGCTGAATCAGGAGATCGTCTCCAGCCTGCCCTCCGGCCTGCTGGTCTACAGCTTCGCCAACAATACGGTGATCGCCAGCAACAAAATCGCCGAGCATCTGCTGCCGCACCTCAGCCTGCAAAAGATCGCCCATATGGCCGAACAGCATCACGGGGTGATCCAGGCGACGGTCAACAACGAGGTGTATGAAATCCGCATTTTCCGCAGCCAGCTGTCGCCGGACACCTACCTGTTCCTGATGCACGATCAGGATAAAGAGGTGATGGTGAATAAGCGGCTGCAGCAGGCGCGGCGCGAATACGACAAGAACGTGCAGGCGCGCAAACTGATGTTGCACAACCTGGGCATCGAACTGAATCAGCCGGTGCGCCAGATGCACGATCTGGTCGACAGCCTGCGCAACCAGCCGGATGAGGAACAACAGCAGGCTCTGCTGGGCCAACTGACGGCGGCGTCGTCGTCGGTGCTGGGATTGATCGATAACATCACTCTGCTGACGCGGCTGGAAACCCAGGACTGGCAACCCACGCGCGAGCCGTTCAACCCGGCGGCGATGATCGACGAGTTGCTGCTGGAAGCCCTGCCCGCCCTCAATCAAAAGGGGCTGGCGCTGTTCAAGCATTTCCAGCTGGACGTCGAGCAGAACTATATCGGCGATGCCAACGCGCTGCGCAAGGTGATCTCGCTGCTGGTGCATTACGCCATTATCACCACCGCCTGCGGCAAGGTTTCTCTGGTTATCGACCATGAGCCCGAGCACCCTGACCGCCTGATTTTCCAAATCAACGACACCGGCTCCGGCATCTCCAACGAAGAGATCAGCAACCTTAACTATCCGTTCCTCAGCCAGACGCTGGTGGATCGCTTCAACCACGGTTCCGGCCTCACTTTCTTCCTGTGCAATCAGCTGTGCAAAAAGCTTAACGGCCAGTTGGACATTCGCAGCAAGGTGGATATCGGCACTCGCTACACCATTCGCGTCGCCATGGAGATGGAGAAAAAAGAGCCGCAGGAGCAGGAAAAGCTGCTCGACGGCGTCACCGCCTTGCTGGACGTCACGTCGGATGAAGTGCGCGGCATCGTGACCCGTCTGCTGCAGGCCTACGGCGCCGACTGCCTCGTCGCCGAAGATCGCGCGGTCAACCGCGATTATGACGTGCTGCTGACCGATAACCCGCAGCGCGCCGATGATTACACCCTGTTGCTGGCGACCGATGAGCCGGGCTGGCAAGCGCTGGATAAACGCTACATTCGGGTGAACTATAATCTGAACGGCGCATTAATCGACGCCGTGCTGATGCTGATCGAACAGCAAATGGCCGCGCTGGAACAGGAAGAAAGCCCGCTTTCATTGAGCTCAGAAGATATCCAACTCTATGAAAAACAATTGAAATCAAGTGATTACTATGGGCTGTTTGTCGATACAGTACCCGACGATGTCAAAAAACTGTATACTGAGGCGGGCAGCAGTGATTTCAATGCGCTGTCACAAACCGCACACCGCCTGAAAGGCGTGTTTGCCATGTTAAATCTGCTTCCCGGCAAGCAGCTGTGCGAATCGTTAGAACAGCGCATCGCAGAAGGTGATGCGCCCGAGATCGAGAATAACATCAGTCAGATTGATTTTTTCGTCAGCAGACTGCTGAAGCAAGGTAGCCAACAACATGAATAA
- a CDS encoding MFS transporter, translating to MTATLCNEQQTPGVPQQIATRLAFFVAGLGMAAWAPLVPFAKARIGIDDGSLGLLLLCIGAGSMLAMPLTGFLTGKLGCRAVILMAGLGLCIDLPLLALMDSLGGMAAALLLFGAAIGMIDVAMNVQAVIVERASGKAMMSGFHGFFSIGGIAGAGGVSALLWLGLTPLQSTLLTVLAVIALLTLASRHLLRESGADDGGPMFVLPRGWVMFIGILCFIMFLAEGSMLDWSALFLTTLRGVEHSQAGLGYALFSITMTLGRLNGDRVVNSLGRYRVLLLGSLCAALGLSLAIAFNHATVSLVGFMLVGLGASNVVPILFSAAGNQRDMPANLAIASVTTVGYAGILAGPALIGFIAQFSSLTVAFACVAALLLAVAASARAVTR from the coding sequence ATGACAGCCACCTTGTGCAATGAACAGCAAACGCCCGGCGTTCCTCAACAGATCGCCACCCGTCTGGCCTTTTTCGTCGCCGGTCTCGGCATGGCCGCCTGGGCGCCGCTGGTCCCCTTCGCCAAAGCGCGCATCGGTATCGATGACGGCTCGCTCGGCCTGTTGCTGCTCTGTATCGGCGCCGGCTCCATGTTGGCGATGCCGCTGACCGGTTTCCTGACCGGCAAACTGGGTTGCCGTGCGGTGATCCTGATGGCCGGGCTCGGGTTGTGCATCGATCTGCCGCTGTTGGCGCTGATGGACTCCCTCGGCGGCATGGCCGCGGCGCTGCTGCTGTTCGGCGCGGCGATCGGCATGATCGACGTAGCGATGAACGTGCAGGCGGTGATCGTCGAACGCGCCAGCGGCAAGGCGATGATGTCCGGTTTTCACGGTTTCTTCAGCATCGGCGGCATTGCCGGCGCCGGCGGCGTCAGCGCGCTGCTGTGGCTGGGGCTGACGCCGCTGCAATCCACCCTGCTCACCGTGCTGGCGGTGATCGCGCTGCTGACGCTGGCCAGCCGCCATCTGCTGCGTGAGAGCGGCGCCGATGACGGCGGGCCGATGTTCGTCTTGCCGCGCGGCTGGGTGATGTTCATCGGCATTCTGTGCTTTATCATGTTTCTGGCGGAAGGATCGATGCTCGACTGGAGCGCGCTGTTTCTCACCACATTGCGCGGCGTCGAACACAGCCAGGCCGGTCTGGGCTATGCGCTGTTTTCCATCACCATGACGCTTGGCCGGCTCAATGGCGATCGGGTGGTGAACTCACTGGGCCGCTACCGGGTGCTGCTGCTGGGCAGCCTGTGTGCCGCTCTCGGCCTGAGCCTGGCCATCGCCTTCAATCACGCTACCGTTTCGCTGGTCGGTTTCATGCTGGTCGGCCTGGGCGCCTCGAACGTCGTGCCGATCCTGTTCAGCGCCGCAGGCAACCAGCGCGACATGCCGGCCAACTTGGCGATCGCCTCCGTCACCACCGTCGGCTATGCCGGTATTCTGGCCGGCCCGGCGCTGATCGGCTTCATCGCTCAGTTTTCCAGCCTGACGGTGGCCTTCGCTTGCGTAGCCGCTCTGCTGTTGGCGGTGGCCGCCAGCGCCAGGGCCGTCACTCGCTGA
- a CDS encoding DUF4186 domain-containing protein — protein MMSFQPDVLWRRLQSSPFRARFRLNAKDQTYLEGKGLPLILSHARDFIDRRLAAAHPKNDGKQTPMRGHPVFVAQHATATCCRGCLEKWHGIPQGVALDEQQKDYIVQAIALWLVRRGGARDVSGTNIFDPDRGL, from the coding sequence ATGATGTCCTTTCAACCCGACGTGCTGTGGCGGCGGCTGCAAAGTTCCCCCTTCCGCGCTCGCTTCCGTTTAAATGCCAAGGACCAGACTTATCTCGAGGGTAAGGGATTGCCGCTGATCCTCAGCCATGCCCGCGATTTTATCGACCGCCGCCTGGCCGCCGCCCACCCTAAAAACGACGGCAAGCAAACCCCGATGCGTGGCCACCCGGTGTTCGTCGCCCAGCACGCCACTGCCACCTGCTGCCGCGGCTGTCTGGAAAAGTGGCACGGCATACCGCAGGGCGTCGCGCTGGACGAACAGCAAAAGGACTATATTGTCCAGGCTATCGCGCTGTGGCTGGTGCGCAGAGGCGGTGCCAGAGATGTGTCAGGCACGAATATTTTCGACCCTGATCGCGGATTGTGA
- the ompC gene encoding porin OmpC, with the protein MKLRVLSLMVPALLVAGTAGAAEIYNKDGNKLDLYGKVNGLHYFSSNNGVDGDQSYMRFGLRGETQISDQLTGYGQWEYQANLNHAESQDNKNFTRYGFAGLKFGDYGSFDYGRNTGVLYDVAAYTDLQPEFDGMTYGADQFMFQRSSGLATYRNNDFFGLVDGLNFALQYQGKNGNGEETNNGRDVLGQNGEGYGMSMSYDMGYGISAAGAFFNSRRTSEQNGGNGHQNIMGRGDKAEGYSGGLKYDANDVYLAVMFTQSYNAARFGSSDSSVYGYANKAQSFEAYAHYQFDFGLRPFVGYNQTKGKDLGRAGNGKDYGDQDLVKFVDLGATYFFNKNMSTYVDYKINLVDNNDFTDAAGINTDNVVAVGLVYQF; encoded by the coding sequence ATGAAACTTCGAGTACTCTCTCTGATGGTACCCGCACTGCTGGTTGCAGGCACAGCAGGCGCGGCGGAAATCTACAACAAAGACGGTAATAAACTGGATTTGTACGGTAAAGTAAACGGGCTTCACTATTTCTCCAGCAACAACGGCGTGGACGGCGATCAGTCTTATATGCGTTTTGGCCTGCGCGGCGAAACGCAAATCAGCGATCAGCTGACCGGTTACGGCCAGTGGGAGTATCAGGCGAACCTGAACCACGCTGAAAGCCAGGACAACAAGAACTTCACCCGTTACGGCTTCGCCGGTCTGAAATTCGGCGACTACGGCTCCTTCGACTACGGCCGTAACACCGGCGTGCTGTACGACGTCGCGGCGTATACCGACTTGCAGCCCGAGTTCGACGGTATGACCTACGGCGCCGACCAGTTCATGTTCCAGCGTTCCAGCGGCCTGGCGACCTACCGTAACAACGACTTCTTCGGTCTGGTTGACGGCCTGAACTTCGCCCTGCAGTACCAAGGTAAAAACGGCAACGGCGAAGAGACCAACAACGGTCGTGACGTTCTGGGTCAAAACGGCGAAGGCTACGGCATGTCCATGAGCTATGACATGGGCTACGGCATCAGCGCCGCGGGCGCCTTCTTTAACTCTCGCCGCACCAGCGAGCAGAACGGCGGTAACGGTCACCAGAACATCATGGGCCGCGGCGACAAGGCGGAAGGTTACTCCGGCGGTCTGAAATATGACGCCAACGATGTCTATCTGGCGGTGATGTTCACCCAGTCCTACAACGCGGCGCGTTTCGGCAGCTCCGACAGCAGCGTTTACGGCTACGCCAACAAGGCGCAGAGCTTCGAAGCCTATGCGCACTACCAGTTCGACTTCGGTCTGCGTCCGTTCGTGGGCTATAACCAGACCAAAGGTAAAGACCTGGGCCGCGCCGGCAACGGCAAGGACTACGGCGATCAAGACCTGGTCAAATTCGTCGACCTGGGTGCGACCTACTTCTTCAACAAAAACATGTCTACCTATGTTGATTACAAAATCAACCTGGTGGACAACAACGATTTCACCGACGCTGCCGGCATCAACACCGACAACGTGGTTGCCGTGGGCCTGGTTTACCAGTTCTAA
- a CDS encoding VOC family protein gives MELKIDRVIETVLYVSDIERADAFYREMLKLPTMAANERFRAYNVGDRSVLLLFIEGDSLRGAHYPTGFIPAHDGVGPAHIGLAVAKEQLPHWERHLVANGVEIEGRMRWEHGGESIYFRDPDAHLLELVTPGIWANY, from the coding sequence ATGGAACTCAAAATCGACAGGGTGATAGAAACGGTGCTGTACGTCAGCGATATTGAACGCGCGGACGCGTTTTACCGGGAGATGCTGAAGCTGCCGACGATGGCCGCCAACGAACGGTTTCGCGCCTACAACGTCGGCGATCGAAGCGTACTGTTGTTGTTTATCGAAGGTGATTCGCTGCGTGGGGCGCACTACCCGACCGGGTTTATTCCTGCGCACGATGGCGTGGGGCCGGCGCATATCGGGCTGGCGGTGGCGAAAGAGCAGTTGCCGCACTGGGAACGGCATCTGGTGGCCAACGGCGTGGAGATTGAGGGGCGGATGCGCTGGGAACACGGCGGGGAGAGCATTTATTTTCGCGATCCCGACGCCCATCTGTTGGAACTGGTGACGCCGGGCATTTGGGCCAATTACTGA
- a CDS encoding TetR/AcrR family transcriptional regulator has translation MTADRNTLPARQRILLTAHDLFYQEGIRATGIDRIIKESGVTKVTFYRHFPSKNDLITAFLAYRHQQWLTWFSTALDRHVAQTGGLLPALAPCLAEWFDDPRFRGCAFINTAVEIADLLPESLQIAGWHKRQMADELARHLPAGPQREQRAAMLAMLIDGAIVRVQIERQPQAALQVLNAALNMLAQGGFDQ, from the coding sequence ATGACCGCCGATCGCAATACCTTACCCGCCCGCCAGCGCATCCTGTTGACGGCTCACGATCTGTTTTATCAGGAAGGGATCCGCGCCACCGGCATCGATCGCATCATCAAAGAATCAGGTGTCACTAAAGTGACGTTTTACCGCCACTTTCCCAGCAAGAACGATTTGATTACGGCGTTTTTAGCCTATCGCCACCAGCAGTGGCTCACCTGGTTCAGCACAGCGCTGGATCGCCATGTGGCACAAACCGGCGGGTTGCTGCCGGCGCTGGCGCCCTGCCTGGCGGAATGGTTCGACGATCCGCGCTTTCGCGGCTGCGCGTTTATCAATACGGCGGTGGAAATCGCCGATCTGCTGCCGGAAAGCCTGCAAATCGCCGGCTGGCATAAACGGCAAATGGCGGATGAACTGGCGCGTCACCTGCCCGCCGGCCCACAGCGGGAACAGCGGGCGGCAATGCTGGCGATGCTGATCGACGGCGCCATCGTCAGAGTGCAGATAGAGCGGCAACCGCAGGCCGCGCTGCAGGTGCTGAATGCCGCATTGAACATGTTGGCGCAAGGCGGGTTCGATCAGTAA
- a CDS encoding DUF1348 family protein: MSIKPPLPPFTRESASEKVRLAEDAWNSRDPERVSQVYSLDTHWRNRAEFVDGRAAVVAFLQRKWAKELEYRLIKELWAFDGARIAVRFAYEWRDDSGNWYRSFGNENWEFNQEGLMINRHACINDMPIREQDRRFHWPLGRRPDDVPALSDFGF; encoded by the coding sequence ATGAGCATTAAACCCCCATTGCCGCCTTTCACCCGTGAATCGGCCAGCGAAAAAGTGCGGTTGGCGGAGGATGCCTGGAACAGCCGCGATCCTGAGCGGGTGTCGCAGGTCTATTCTCTCGATACCCATTGGCGTAATCGCGCAGAGTTTGTCGACGGCCGCGCGGCGGTGGTCGCATTTTTGCAACGCAAGTGGGCGAAAGAGCTGGAGTATCGGCTGATTAAGGAACTGTGGGCGTTTGACGGCGCGCGCATCGCGGTGCGTTTCGCCTATGAGTGGCGCGACGATTCCGGCAACTGGTATCGCAGCTTCGGCAATGAAAACTGGGAGTTCAATCAGGAAGGGTTGATGATTAACCGCCATGCCTGCATCAACGACATGCCGATTCGCGAACAGGATCGGCGTTTTCATTGGCCGCTCGGTCGGCGCCCGGACGATGTCCCGGCGCTGAGCGATTTCGGTTTCTGA